In one Nocardia tengchongensis genomic region, the following are encoded:
- a CDS encoding serine/threonine-protein kinase, with amino-acid sequence MKALLPDDPRWIGPHHMIAVVGTGEMGRVLLGRTPTGKLVAVKQIHRSQTVDMEFRARFQRELETGKQLTGPSFAPVVDSDADAERPWLATEYLPAPDLAMVVAACGPLPLPGLRLLAAGLASALLEVHRAVLVHRNLKPGNVLLTPEGPRLVDFGITRAREDGSATTDASVYLAPEQAEGQPVTSAVDVYALGMLLVLAATGSVSATPDLQAVPHAVRKLVESCLSPDPAHRPSARQLLEQAERIPGESAWPQPVLDFLASHRTDADWWASSGEQETRYRDQMARLEDRRKRNIGWAAAAVTGAVLVGGTLFALTRSSDAEGHAQARTDPSLDLTAAQLRLLDTCAVIDKALPGKVGTRTADPESQPGGGCATTVLDSTQRKVHYTLDIPDSAIGVDQLKPTTHTASWGTILTSGAADNKCDTVLVAKSGGDVPLRMSAEQLDPAAEPGAACTAAEQALAAVADRLSDSVPQRQAAPVSVLRLDPCSLVPDDTIRGITGEVTDRQHSPHSCAAIGHDGWVRVDLVDQSRPDQGDWAYDTWQAGDFTTYVIGAHTINDCNVSYLVRPTDKGNAEQLKLMVSDQSATPDACGKAAKLLADAIPRLPK; translated from the coding sequence ATGAAGGCGCTGTTGCCCGACGATCCGCGCTGGATCGGCCCGCACCACATGATCGCGGTGGTCGGTACGGGTGAGATGGGCCGCGTGCTGCTGGGTCGCACGCCGACCGGAAAGCTCGTGGCGGTCAAGCAGATTCACCGGTCGCAGACCGTGGACATGGAGTTCCGTGCGCGTTTCCAGCGGGAACTGGAGACCGGCAAGCAGCTCACCGGCCCGTCGTTCGCGCCGGTGGTGGACAGTGACGCCGACGCCGAACGCCCGTGGCTGGCCACCGAATACCTGCCCGCCCCGGACCTGGCCATGGTGGTCGCGGCCTGTGGCCCGCTGCCGCTGCCGGGTCTGCGCCTGCTGGCGGCGGGCTTGGCGTCCGCGCTGCTGGAGGTGCATCGCGCGGTGCTGGTGCACCGGAATCTGAAGCCCGGCAATGTGCTGTTGACGCCGGAGGGCCCGCGCCTGGTCGATTTCGGCATCACCCGTGCCCGCGAGGATGGTTCGGCGACCACGGACGCGTCCGTGTACCTGGCGCCCGAGCAGGCCGAGGGCCAGCCGGTGACCTCCGCGGTCGACGTCTACGCGCTGGGCATGCTGCTGGTCCTGGCGGCCACCGGATCGGTGTCCGCGACACCGGATCTGCAGGCGGTCCCGCACGCGGTGCGCAAGCTGGTCGAGTCCTGCCTGTCGCCCGATCCCGCGCATCGCCCGTCGGCGCGCCAGCTGCTGGAGCAGGCGGAGCGGATTCCCGGTGAGTCGGCCTGGCCGCAACCGGTACTGGATTTCCTCGCGTCGCACCGCACCGATGCCGACTGGTGGGCGTCGAGCGGTGAGCAGGAGACCCGTTACCGGGATCAGATGGCGCGCTTGGAGGATCGTCGCAAGCGCAATATCGGCTGGGCGGCCGCGGCCGTCACCGGTGCGGTGCTGGTGGGCGGCACGTTGTTCGCCTTGACCCGGTCCTCCGATGCCGAGGGGCATGCGCAGGCGCGCACGGATCCGTCCCTGGATCTGACGGCCGCGCAGCTGCGGCTGCTGGACACCTGCGCCGTGATCGACAAGGCGCTGCCGGGCAAGGTGGGTACCCGCACCGCTGATCCCGAGTCACAGCCGGGCGGCGGTTGCGCCACCACGGTGTTGGACTCCACACAGCGAAAGGTCCACTACACCCTCGACATTCCCGACAGCGCGATCGGCGTCGACCAGTTGAAGCCGACCACGCACACCGCGAGCTGGGGCACGATCCTCACCTCGGGCGCGGCCGACAACAAGTGCGACACCGTGCTGGTCGCCAAGTCCGGCGGCGATGTCCCGCTGCGCATGTCGGCCGAGCAGTTGGATCCCGCGGCCGAGCCCGGCGCGGCTTGCACCGCCGCCGAGCAGGCACTGGCCGCGGTGGCCGACCGTCTCTCCGACTCCGTCCCGCAGCGTCAGGCCGCGCCGGTGTCGGTGCTGCGCCTGGATCCGTGTTCGCTGGTTCCTGACGACACGATCCGGGGAATCACCGGTGAGGTCACCGACCGTCAGCATTCCCCGCACTCGTGCGCGGCGATCGGCCACGACGGCTGGGTCCGGGTCGATCTGGTCGATCAGTCCCGTCCCGATCAGGGTGATTGGGCCTACGACACCTGGCAGGCCGGCGATTTCACCACCTACGTCATCGGCGCGCACACGATCAACGACTGCAACGTCAGCTACCTGGTCCGCCCGACGGACAAGGGCAACGCCGAGCAGTTGAAGCTCATGGTGTCGGATCAGTCGGCGACCCCGGACGCGTGCGGCAAGGCGGCCAAGCTCCTCGCCGACGCGATCCCGAGGCTGCCGAAGTGA
- a CDS encoding DUF4254 domain-containing protein gives MLHERRVVGRGGVGPETDPTSIIENKRRRIELVMAIDDWIVRSVPQHRLGATLHTETVGSVIERLADASVRAHHALMTLDANDEMLHGAWHHLAELSDAYDDLVRDVLAGRRRLPAW, from the coding sequence GTGCTGCACGAGCGGCGAGTGGTCGGGCGCGGCGGTGTCGGCCCGGAAACCGATCCCACCTCGATCATCGAAAACAAGCGTCGCCGAATCGAATTGGTCATGGCCATTGACGACTGGATCGTGCGCTCGGTACCCCAGCATCGATTGGGCGCCACCCTGCACACCGAAACGGTCGGATCGGTCATCGAACGGCTCGCCGACGCATCCGTGCGTGCTCATCACGCGTTGATGACCCTTGACGCCAATGATGAAATGTTGCACGGCGCTTGGCACCATTTAGCCGAATTGTCGGACGCCTACGACGATCTCGTGCGAGACGTTCTCGCCGGGCGTCGCCGGCTGCCCGCCTGGTAA
- a CDS encoding GntR family transcriptional regulator, translating to MADGPRYQRIADLLREEIRAGKWEPGDRLPSHNELAEQMQVSITTARNAIQLLVAENLVYTATSRGTIVRSQEVLESVVTNHIRPDRPRAAHDIFSQIARAAGREPSKQFSARMEPASQEVAHWLGVARDEWVVSRTIMQYLDNEPWSWEVSFYPRDLAEATGIDAPRDIPEGTTRRLADRGYAETAHRDTVVSRPATAEEAALLGIGPGTILLDHLRIGANHERVTRVTRHRSTAARNRLAYELGDDEGTDIIRKTLGAPFPTGNSHSFGNSLLPGSP from the coding sequence ATGGCAGACGGTCCGAGATACCAACGGATCGCAGACCTCCTCCGCGAGGAGATCCGCGCCGGCAAGTGGGAACCGGGCGATCGACTACCGAGTCACAATGAGTTGGCCGAGCAGATGCAAGTCTCGATTACGACGGCTCGTAATGCGATTCAGCTTCTTGTTGCCGAAAACCTGGTTTACACAGCCACTTCCCGAGGCACGATCGTGCGCAGTCAGGAAGTGCTGGAATCCGTTGTCACCAACCACATTCGGCCGGACCGGCCGCGTGCGGCCCACGACATCTTCTCCCAGATCGCGCGGGCCGCGGGCCGGGAGCCGTCCAAACAGTTCAGCGCGAGAATGGAACCGGCTAGTCAGGAGGTCGCGCACTGGCTGGGCGTGGCGCGCGACGAATGGGTCGTTTCGCGCACTATCATGCAGTATCTGGACAACGAACCGTGGTCTTGGGAGGTCAGCTTCTACCCGCGAGATCTGGCCGAGGCCACCGGAATCGACGCTCCGCGCGATATCCCCGAGGGGACGACGCGGCGCCTCGCCGACCGCGGTTACGCCGAGACGGCGCACCGCGACACCGTCGTCTCCCGTCCCGCCACGGCCGAGGAGGCGGCGTTGCTGGGCATCGGTCCAGGCACCATTCTTCTCGATCATTTACGTATCGGAGCCAACCACGAACGCGTCACTCGAGTGACCCGTCATCGTTCCACTGCGGCCCGCAACCGATTGGCATACGAATTGGGCGATGACGAAGGAACGGACATTATTCGTAAAACTCTGGGTGCACCATTTCCGACCGGTAATTCCCATTCGTTCGGTAATTCCCTGCTACCCGGTTCGCCATGA
- a CDS encoding GNAT family N-acetyltransferase — MKPHLRRARVADLGTITRFRLQRTNWLAARGSDQWTRAGRGLPIETFVRSVAHAVRQGETWIAEVEGEPAGTITVNDRADENLWSPGELADAVIIHYMIVDLRFTGNRVGEALLAHAAQLAHRRRRGWVRLDAWTTNEDLHAYYLRAGFRLARIAGPEATGPSRALFERPTAAWSHAFTRPTLTLAAGETTRLTLDPATPTTWTLTQHPFLRAHPGVIAEPGQATAT, encoded by the coding sequence ATGAAACCACACCTGCGTCGGGCCCGCGTCGCGGATCTGGGGACCATTACCCGGTTCCGGTTGCAACGCACCAATTGGCTGGCGGCGCGCGGCAGTGACCAATGGACCCGGGCCGGCCGGGGTCTCCCCATCGAGACCTTCGTTCGGTCCGTGGCCCATGCGGTCCGGCAAGGTGAAACCTGGATAGCCGAGGTGGAAGGCGAACCCGCCGGCACCATCACCGTCAACGACCGCGCCGACGAAAACCTCTGGTCCCCCGGTGAACTCGCCGATGCCGTGATCATCCACTACATGATCGTCGACCTCCGCTTCACCGGAAACCGCGTCGGCGAAGCCCTGCTGGCGCACGCGGCCCAGCTGGCCCACCGCCGCCGTCGCGGTTGGGTCCGCCTCGACGCCTGGACCACCAACGAGGACCTGCACGCCTACTACCTGCGAGCCGGCTTCCGCCTGGCCCGAATCGCCGGCCCCGAGGCCACGGGCCCTTCCCGGGCCCTCTTCGAACGCCCCACCGCCGCCTGGTCGCACGCCTTCACCCGCCCCACCCTCACCCTGGCGGCAGGCGAAACCACCCGTCTCACCCTCGATCCCGCCACCCCGACCACCTGGACCCTCACCCAGCACCCCTTCCTCCGCGCCCACCCCGGCGTGATCGCCGAACCAGGCCAGGCAACCGCCACCTGA
- the eccCa gene encoding type VII secretion protein EccCa yields MATEGFVRRPRIAPPRAPGGEMALTAPPEIPRPVAAPLMAKLMPVVMVVAMIGMLAMMSLMGRSMLSNPYMMMMPMMMIMSMAGMLMGQRGSSKSSAELNEERKDYFRYLDQTRREVRRTGQKQLETLVWSHPEPVDLPSIVGTRRMWERRPADPDFGHVRVGIGTHRLAAKLARPETGPLEDLEPVSTVALRRFVRTHSVVHHLPTAVSLRAFPAINLEGPAEDVRGLVWSMLMELTAFHGPDHVGVAIVTAEPDCEAWAWAKWLPHVQHSSQRDGMGAARMIYGSLGELETALADDLLERGRFMRNPQPTQGRMHLVVIIDDGYVSGSERLISESGLDAVTVIDLSAAENSLAARRGLQLVAAGGEVFAKSAAGSEKFANADRVTLAEVESFARSLARFRIATAAQIVSLGDNTSAADPGLMNLLKIPDASQIDPAKVWRPRAGRERLRVPIGITPDGTPVEIDIKESAENGMGPHGLCIGATGSGKSEFLRTLILSMVTTHSPDQLNLILVDFKGGATFLGMDPLPHVAAVITNLEEELELVDRMRDALAGEMNRRQELLRSAGNFANVVEYEKARAAGVPLDPLPALFVVIDEFSELLSQKPDFADLFVMIGRLGRSLHVHLLLASQRLEENKMRGLDSHLSYRIGLRTFSANESRAVLGITDAYHLPGVPGSGYLKSDASDPLRFNATYVSGPYVAPRAARQAADGTTVVDAPPREFTAAMVEILEQPEPGHPFDPLDLLPPPPPSGDEGLPDSLLQTVVKRLTGHGRPAHEVWLPPLEESPTVDMLLPDPDWRSPVNRHGQLWMPIGIIDKPYEQRRDVLTINLAGAQGNVAVVGGPQSGKSTTLRTIIMSAAATHTPEQVQFYCLDFGGGSMAGLVGLPHVGSVAGKLDSDRVRRTIAELTTLLREREERFAGLGIESMAEFRRRKHAAQAAQSDDPVLADRFGDVFLVIDNWQVVREEFDSLEPMVGQLAAQGLSYGIHVILGANRWGEIRASVKDMIGTRIELRLGDPSDSEMGRRVAVNVPLNRPGRGLTADQLHMLIAMPRLDSDTDPQNLAEGVAAARTEMQAIWGERRAPEVRTLPGSVPRERILELAHRNGIQQGPTKVVIGIGESELQPIVLDFASDPHFMVFSEVESGKTTVLRNIIRGLAENSNADTARVILIDYRRTLLGVLEGDQLAGYSTSSQTCGGMIKEVVNYLSKRIPGSDITPQQLRDRDWWTGPEIYVVVDDYDMVVAGGNPLGALIELLPQARDIGLHVVISRNMGGISRALYDQVLGSMKNLSVPALLMSGSRDEGKLIGDIRPMRLPPGRGILWSRSRGDEMIQIADLPGT; encoded by the coding sequence ATGGCTACCGAAGGTTTCGTGCGTCGGCCCCGCATCGCACCACCCCGCGCGCCGGGCGGAGAGATGGCGCTGACCGCGCCGCCGGAGATCCCGCGACCGGTCGCCGCGCCCCTGATGGCCAAGCTGATGCCGGTCGTCATGGTGGTCGCCATGATCGGCATGCTCGCCATGATGAGCTTGATGGGCCGCTCCATGCTGTCCAACCCGTACATGATGATGATGCCGATGATGATGATCATGTCGATGGCCGGCATGCTCATGGGTCAGCGCGGCAGCAGCAAGAGCTCCGCGGAACTGAACGAGGAACGCAAGGACTACTTCCGCTACCTCGACCAGACCCGCCGCGAAGTCCGGCGCACCGGGCAGAAGCAGCTCGAGACGCTGGTCTGGAGCCACCCCGAACCGGTGGACCTGCCCTCCATCGTCGGCACCCGGCGCATGTGGGAGCGGCGGCCCGCCGACCCGGACTTCGGGCACGTGCGCGTCGGCATCGGCACGCACCGGCTCGCCGCTAAACTGGCGCGACCCGAAACCGGTCCGCTCGAGGACCTGGAGCCGGTGTCCACCGTCGCGTTGCGCCGTTTCGTGCGAACCCATTCCGTGGTGCATCACCTGCCGACCGCGGTGTCGCTGCGCGCCTTCCCCGCCATCAACCTCGAGGGGCCGGCCGAGGACGTACGCGGGCTGGTGTGGTCGATGCTCATGGAGCTCACCGCGTTCCACGGACCCGACCACGTCGGCGTCGCCATCGTCACCGCCGAACCCGACTGCGAAGCCTGGGCCTGGGCGAAATGGCTACCGCACGTACAGCATTCGAGCCAGCGCGACGGTATGGGCGCGGCCCGCATGATCTACGGCTCGCTCGGCGAGCTGGAGACGGCGCTGGCCGACGATCTGCTCGAGCGCGGGCGGTTCATGCGCAACCCGCAGCCCACCCAGGGACGCATGCACCTGGTCGTCATCATCGACGACGGATACGTCAGCGGCAGTGAGCGACTGATCAGCGAATCCGGACTGGACGCGGTCACCGTCATCGACCTGAGCGCCGCCGAGAACAGCCTGGCCGCGCGACGCGGGCTGCAACTGGTGGCCGCCGGGGGCGAGGTGTTCGCCAAGAGTGCGGCGGGCAGCGAGAAGTTCGCCAACGCCGACCGGGTGACCCTCGCCGAGGTGGAATCGTTCGCGCGCAGCCTGGCCCGCTTTCGCATCGCCACCGCCGCGCAGATTGTCAGCCTCGGCGACAACACCTCCGCCGCCGACCCGGGCCTGATGAACCTGCTCAAGATCCCGGACGCCTCCCAGATCGACCCGGCCAAGGTGTGGCGGCCGCGCGCCGGACGCGAACGACTACGCGTGCCCATCGGCATCACCCCGGACGGGACGCCCGTCGAGATCGACATCAAGGAATCCGCCGAGAACGGCATGGGCCCGCACGGCCTGTGCATCGGCGCGACCGGCTCGGGCAAGTCGGAATTCCTTCGCACCCTGATTCTTTCGATGGTCACCACGCACTCGCCCGATCAGCTCAACCTGATCCTGGTCGACTTCAAGGGTGGCGCGACCTTCCTCGGTATGGATCCGTTGCCGCACGTGGCGGCGGTCATCACCAACCTCGAGGAAGAGCTCGAACTCGTCGACCGTATGCGCGACGCGCTCGCCGGCGAGATGAACCGGCGCCAAGAACTGCTGCGCTCGGCGGGCAACTTCGCCAACGTCGTCGAATACGAGAAGGCCCGGGCGGCCGGCGTGCCGCTGGACCCGCTGCCCGCGTTGTTCGTCGTCATCGACGAGTTCTCCGAATTGCTCTCGCAGAAACCGGATTTCGCGGATCTGTTCGTGATGATCGGCCGCCTGGGCCGCTCGTTGCACGTCCACCTGCTGCTCGCCTCGCAGCGGCTGGAGGAGAACAAGATGCGCGGCCTCGACTCGCACCTGTCGTATCGGATCGGTCTGCGGACCTTCTCCGCCAACGAATCTCGCGCGGTGCTGGGTATCACCGACGCCTACCACCTGCCCGGAGTTCCCGGCTCCGGCTACCTGAAGAGCGACGCCTCGGATCCGTTGCGGTTCAACGCAACCTACGTGTCCGGCCCCTACGTCGCGCCCCGCGCTGCCCGGCAGGCCGCGGACGGCACCACCGTCGTCGACGCGCCGCCGCGCGAATTCACCGCCGCCATGGTCGAAATCCTCGAACAGCCCGAGCCGGGGCACCCGTTCGATCCGCTCGATCTGCTTCCGCCCCCGCCGCCCTCCGGCGACGAGGGCCTGCCCGACAGCCTGCTGCAGACCGTCGTCAAACGCCTCACCGGGCACGGCCGCCCCGCCCACGAGGTGTGGCTGCCGCCGCTCGAGGAATCGCCGACCGTGGACATGCTGCTGCCGGACCCCGACTGGCGGTCGCCGGTCAACCGGCACGGGCAGCTGTGGATGCCGATCGGCATCATCGACAAGCCCTACGAGCAGCGTCGCGACGTGCTCACCATCAATCTCGCCGGCGCGCAGGGCAATGTGGCCGTCGTCGGCGGTCCGCAGTCCGGCAAGTCCACCACGCTGCGCACCATCATCATGTCCGCGGCGGCCACCCACACGCCCGAACAGGTGCAGTTCTACTGCCTCGACTTCGGTGGTGGCTCCATGGCCGGTCTGGTCGGACTGCCGCACGTCGGCTCGGTCGCGGGCAAGCTCGACTCCGACCGGGTGCGGCGCACCATCGCCGAACTCACCACCCTGCTGCGCGAGCGCGAGGAGCGCTTCGCGGGACTGGGCATCGAATCCATGGCCGAGTTCCGGCGGCGCAAGCACGCCGCCCAGGCGGCGCAGTCCGATGACCCGGTGCTGGCCGACCGTTTCGGCGACGTCTTCCTGGTCATCGACAACTGGCAGGTCGTCCGCGAGGAATTCGACAGCCTGGAGCCGATGGTCGGACAGCTTGCCGCACAAGGTCTCTCGTACGGCATCCACGTGATCCTCGGCGCCAACCGCTGGGGCGAGATCCGGGCCTCGGTCAAGGACATGATCGGTACCCGCATCGAACTGCGCCTGGGTGACCCGTCCGACTCCGAGATGGGCCGCCGCGTCGCCGTCAACGTGCCGCTCAACCGGCCCGGCCGCGGACTCACCGCCGACCAGCTGCACATGCTCATCGCCATGCCGCGCCTGGACTCCGACACCGATCCGCAGAACCTGGCCGAGGGCGTGGCCGCCGCGCGTACCGAGATGCAGGCCATCTGGGGCGAACGCCGCGCACCCGAGGTCCGCACCCTGCCCGGCAGCGTGCCGCGCGAACGGATCCTGGAACTGGCGCACCGCAACGGTATTCAGCAGGGACCCACCAAGGTGGTCATCGGCATCGGCGAATCCGAACTGCAGCCGATCGTCCTCGACTTCGCCTCAGACCCGCACTTCATGGTCTTCTCCGAAGTCGAGTCCGGCAAGACCACGGTGCTGCGCAACATCATTCGCGGCCTCGCCGAGAACTCCAACGCCGACACCGCGCGCGTCATCCTCATCGACTACCGCCGCACCCTGCTCGGCGTCCTGGAAGGCGACCAGCTCGCCGGCTACTCGACCTCCTCGCAGACCTGCGGCGGCATGATCAAGGAAGTCGTCAACTACCTGTCCAAGCGCATCCCCGGCTCCGACATCACCCCGCAACAGCTACGCGACCGCGACTGGTGGACCGGCCCGGAGATCTACGTCGTCGTCGACGACTACGACATGGTCGTCGCCGGCGGAAACCCCTTGGGCGCCTTGATCGAATTGCTCCCGCAGGCCCGCGATATCGGCCTGCACGTCGTCATCTCACGCAATATGGGCGGCATCTCCCGAGCCCTCTACGACCAGGTCCTGGGCTCGATGAAGAACCTCTCCGTCCCCGCCCTGCTCATGAGCGGCTCCCGGGACGAAGGCAAACTCATCGGCGACATCCGCCCCATGCGCCTGCCGCCGGGTCGTGGCATCCTCTGGTCCCGCTCCCGCGGCGACGAGATGATCCAGATCGCCGACCTGCCGGGAACGTAA
- a CDS encoding S8 family serine peptidase, which produces MRYAYDNQVVVVVAAGNLDQATGCGTQNGSYSDNATSWKNVKTVSSPAWFNKYVLSVGWIQPDGNPAGNTLYGPWVGVAAIGQDLVSLDSKNPGALVNGTGVDKDGKPIGLNGTSFAAPQVAGLAALLRAKYPDWSARQIMNQIILTAHQPGTGRDDRVGAGLIDPVAALTAHFPDDVLSADTPVLPNHAGSDKPLAFPTPEKPVGPPRLPRLVATVGTIVCLSALGIGLAVSIPFRRRRSDDELPDLDY; this is translated from the coding sequence GTGCGCTACGCCTACGACAACCAGGTCGTGGTGGTCGTCGCCGCGGGCAACCTGGATCAGGCCACCGGCTGCGGCACCCAGAACGGCTCGTACAGCGACAACGCGACCAGCTGGAAGAACGTCAAGACCGTCTCCAGCCCGGCCTGGTTCAACAAGTACGTGCTGTCGGTGGGCTGGATCCAGCCCGACGGCAACCCCGCCGGCAATACGCTCTACGGCCCGTGGGTCGGCGTCGCGGCCATCGGCCAGGACCTGGTCTCGCTCGACAGCAAGAACCCGGGCGCGCTGGTCAACGGCACCGGCGTCGACAAGGACGGAAAACCCATCGGCCTCAACGGAACCAGTTTCGCGGCGCCCCAGGTGGCCGGACTGGCGGCGCTGCTGCGGGCGAAGTATCCGGACTGGTCGGCGCGGCAGATCATGAACCAGATCATCCTCACCGCGCATCAGCCCGGCACCGGACGCGACGACCGCGTCGGCGCCGGACTGATCGACCCGGTCGCCGCGCTCACCGCGCACTTCCCCGACGACGTGCTCAGCGCCGACACCCCCGTGCTGCCCAACCACGCCGGGTCCGACAAACCCCTGGCCTTCCCCACCCCCGAAAAGCCCGTCGGCCCACCGCGATTGCCGCGGCTGGTCGCCACCGTCGGCACCATCGTCTGCCTGTCCGCGCTGGGAATCGGTCTCGCCGTGTCGATTCCGTTCCGCCGCCGCCGAAGCGACGACGAGCTGCCCGACCTCGATTACTGA
- the eccD gene encoding type VII secretion integral membrane protein EccD, with product MLVLRAVSAKEAPALFDDVIDAVSRLTAEEFRSWSSTAARWTGLVAGVAAVVFAVVLGLISRSAGDTFVAPPLLLGGAIAALVAAAIARRKYADELTATVLTLCMLLLTFGGAALTVPGSVGSPHLMLGAAATLLLAVVGYRIIGAGAAVVSAVVTVVILSGVGAAVRMIWDAGVPKVAAGVLVTSIIVLSMVPRLAAMLARLPVPPVPTAGAAIDPADHEPRPTIEGIGAIGATVLPSAAGLGQRARTANQFQTGIVVGSAIGAVAGAIARPTRSGPPAGRASRWPWSSRSSCACAAAPSLT from the coding sequence TTGCTCGTACTGCGCGCGGTTTCCGCCAAAGAAGCGCCCGCGCTCTTCGACGACGTCATCGACGCTGTGTCCAGGCTCACCGCCGAGGAGTTCCGCAGCTGGTCCTCGACCGCCGCCCGCTGGACCGGACTGGTGGCCGGAGTGGCCGCCGTCGTGTTCGCGGTTGTGCTGGGTCTGATCTCGCGCTCGGCCGGTGACACCTTCGTCGCGCCGCCGCTGCTCTTGGGCGGCGCCATCGCCGCGCTCGTGGCCGCGGCCATCGCCCGGCGCAAGTACGCCGACGAGCTCACCGCGACCGTGCTCACCCTGTGCATGCTGCTGCTCACCTTCGGCGGCGCGGCACTCACCGTGCCCGGCTCGGTCGGCAGCCCGCACCTCATGCTCGGCGCGGCCGCCACCCTGCTGCTGGCCGTGGTCGGCTACCGCATCATCGGGGCCGGAGCGGCAGTGGTGTCCGCCGTGGTGACCGTGGTGATCCTGTCCGGAGTCGGCGCGGCCGTGCGCATGATCTGGGATGCCGGAGTGCCGAAAGTCGCTGCGGGCGTACTGGTTACCTCCATCATCGTGCTGTCCATGGTGCCGCGCCTGGCCGCGATGCTGGCCCGGCTGCCCGTCCCTCCGGTGCCCACCGCGGGCGCGGCCATCGACCCGGCCGACCACGAACCCCGGCCCACCATCGAAGGCATCGGCGCCATCGGCGCGACCGTACTGCCGTCCGCGGCCGGGCTCGGACAGCGCGCCCGCACCGCCAACCAGTTCCAGACCGGCATCGTGGTCGGCAGCGCGATCGGCGCGGTCGCCGGTGCGATCGCTCGGCCGACCCGTTCGGGTCCGCCCGCTGGCAGGGCATCGCGCTGGCCGTGGTCATCTCGATCATCCTGTGCCTGCGCGGCCGCTCCTTCGCTGACCTGA
- the eccE gene encoding type VII secretion protein EccE, which produces MGRNPVDHDAPHRPPPDTLTLLRRGSLSTDQLLPLNEIAACLRQYDVELHSVDVISTGTRTASTEAVISGYAASIAPLGRLYDEILGPLPAIAHRTMWLVLRLNPLANAKAVDNRGGGPEGALRSALVATRRVANRLAGHGITASVLTTAEMTSAIRELTRGIPVNEFTEHPDNLEHNGIHLTSYQIDPQLFNSDGLAKIWAVRSLATTVTVRLQPVPEPGAKPGEPAAIIEVDARVRYDTPYEHGEPPVTGLKELPRRQLWALMDILAYGAQETRPSGYRGPVDVLTDIAMPTAGCGQLIGADATGSGIAVPLIGDGSRRIDIIASLPLAQQVILRAIALGAGAVVHTARPWAWQAMVANVAAPHALSLASSVTHSSRGTAITGRLASPAATVIVFDGVPTTAPPGSATVVTIHESISSDYEPDADVTIVQHPDAPHTISVHTPATMTTALMVTTPAEQHYLTGAAARR; this is translated from the coding sequence GTGGGACGGAACCCTGTTGACCACGATGCTCCGCATCGACCGCCGCCGGACACCCTGACCCTGCTGCGTCGCGGCTCGCTCAGCACCGATCAGCTGTTGCCGCTCAACGAGATCGCCGCCTGCCTGCGCCAGTACGACGTGGAACTGCATTCGGTCGATGTGATCAGCACCGGCACCCGCACCGCCAGCACCGAGGCCGTGATCTCCGGCTACGCCGCGAGCATCGCTCCGCTGGGCCGTCTCTACGACGAGATCCTGGGCCCGCTGCCCGCCATCGCCCACCGCACCATGTGGCTGGTCCTGCGCCTGAACCCGCTCGCCAACGCCAAGGCCGTCGACAACCGCGGCGGCGGCCCCGAAGGCGCCCTGCGCTCGGCCCTGGTGGCCACCCGTCGCGTCGCGAACCGCCTTGCCGGACACGGCATCACGGCCTCGGTGCTGACCACCGCCGAAATGACCTCCGCGATCCGCGAACTGACCCGCGGCATCCCCGTCAACGAATTCACCGAGCACCCGGACAACCTGGAGCACAACGGAATTCACCTGACGAGCTACCAGATCGACCCGCAGCTCTTCAATTCCGACGGCCTGGCCAAGATCTGGGCGGTCCGCAGCCTCGCCACCACGGTGACGGTGCGCCTGCAGCCCGTCCCCGAGCCCGGCGCGAAGCCCGGCGAGCCCGCCGCCATCATCGAGGTCGACGCCCGAGTCCGCTACGACACCCCCTACGAGCACGGCGAGCCCCCCGTCACGGGCCTGAAGGAACTCCCCCGCCGCCAACTCTGGGCCCTCATGGACATCCTGGCCTACGGCGCCCAGGAAACCCGCCCCAGCGGCTACCGCGGCCCCGTCGACGTCCTCACCGACATCGCGATGCCCACCGCCGGCTGCGGCCAGCTCATCGGCGCCGACGCCACCGGCAGCGGCATCGCCGTCCCCTTGATCGGCGACGGCTCCCGCCGCATCGACATCATCGCCAGCCTCCCCCTGGCTCAGCAGGTAATCCTCCGAGCCATCGCCCTCGGCGCCGGCGCCGTGGTCCACACCGCCCGCCCCTGGGCCTGGCAGGCCATGGTCGCGAATGTCGCAGCCCCCCACGCCCTCTCCCTGGCCTCCTCGGTAACCCACAGCTCCCGAGGCACCGCGATCACCGGCCGCCTCGCGAGCCCCGCCGCCACCGTCATCGTCTTCGACGGCGTCCCCACCACCGCTCCCCCGGGCTCGGCCACCGTGGTCACCATCCACGAATCCATCTCGTCCGACTACGAGCCGGATGCCGACGTGACGATCGTCCAACACCCGGACGCGCCCCACACGATCTCGGTACACACGCCGGCCACCATGACGACGGCGCTCATGGTCACTACTCCTGCGGAACAGCACTACTTGACCGGGGCAGCTGCCCGACGCTGA